The Daucus carota subsp. sativus chromosome 9, DH1 v3.0, whole genome shotgun sequence genome window below encodes:
- the LOC108201249 gene encoding uncharacterized protein LOC108201249: MTGVEVPILSRLDRLDNILKQVEDIRGANGTPRSSCGSTGTLTSDGQVSSVDFLSPKSLEKHCRPIDDVLMETEMKGSLMERIVHVEDRLLQLEEEIAGYKKVEGEGQPSTPTTPDEKGLKKKNLKQLVKSCVKGKTKHKNK; the protein is encoded by the exons ATGACAGGCGTAGAAGTTCCTATTCTCTCAAGACTCGATCGTCTCGATAACATT CTGAAGCAAGTGGAGGACATCAGGGGTGCCAATGGAACTCCAAGAAGCTCATGTGGGTCGACTGGAACATTAACAAGTGATGGACAAGTTTCGTCCGTCGATTTCTTGTCGCCGAAGAGCTTAGAGAAGCACTGCCGTCCGATTGACGATGTGCTTATGGAGACGGAGATGAAAGGAAGTCTCATGGAAAGGATAGTCCACGTCGAGGATCGTCTCCTGCAA TTAGAAGAGGAAATTGCGGGGTATAAAAAGGTGGAAGGGGAAGGGCAGCCGAGTACTCCGACGACTCCGGATGAGAAAGGATTGAAGAAAAAGAATCTGAAGCAGCTGGTTAAGTCGTGTGTTAAAGGGAAAACTAAACACAAGAACAAGTAG